One part of the Nostoc sp. PCC 7120 = FACHB-418 genome encodes these proteins:
- a CDS encoding GGDEF/EAL domain-containing response regulator: protein MNHKQLDPYKSDILIIDDMADNLRVLSSILAREGYNVRKALNWQMACTACQTLLPDLILLDIMMPEVDGYEVCQRFKAWELTSDIPVIFISALDDVFDKVKAFKVGGVDYITKPFELGEVLVRVKNQIELRTARIEILTLNAELEQRVKQRTWELEKALQKLQIEVSARQKLQGKLLDMALHDALTGLPNRILFIRRLGKALNRAKEESNYQFAVLFLDCDRFKVVNDSLGHLVGDELLISIAHRLQSCLTPDATLARLGGDEFGILLEDIKDIRMAIQIADYILQQLSMSFKLSRYEVFMNVSIGINWGHKGYDQPEYLLRDADTAMYRAKDSGRSRYHVFDPAMHEEVIKALEKENDLRRSVEKQEFVIYYQPIISLSTGKISGFEALVRWQHPTHGLIAPTEFIPVAEETGLINTINIWVLQSACQQLRIWQSHPGTPNNLTISVNLSAKLFLQTNFLTQVDQIIKETQIDPSSLELEITETVIMENNNEIKVILQQLKERKIKLIMDDFGTGYSSLSYLHIFPFNALKIDKSFVNRMLDNQENMGLVPAMISIAASMGMSAIAEGVETQEQLEQLKSLKCDFAQGYLFSQPIEQNLVIDFIASATQW, encoded by the coding sequence ATGAATCATAAACAGTTAGACCCATATAAAAGCGATATTTTGATTATTGATGATATGGCAGACAATCTGCGTGTCTTGTCATCAATTCTTGCTAGGGAAGGATATAACGTTCGTAAAGCTTTAAATTGGCAAATGGCTTGCACCGCTTGTCAAACATTATTACCTGATTTGATTTTGCTTGATATTATGATGCCAGAGGTAGATGGTTATGAAGTTTGTCAAAGATTTAAAGCTTGGGAACTGACATCTGATATTCCAGTAATTTTTATTAGTGCTTTAGATGATGTTTTTGACAAAGTTAAGGCTTTTAAAGTTGGTGGGGTAGATTATATTACTAAACCTTTTGAATTAGGAGAGGTCTTAGTACGTGTAAAAAATCAAATAGAATTGCGAACAGCGAGAATAGAAATATTAACACTTAATGCTGAGTTAGAACAAAGAGTAAAGCAGCGTACTTGGGAGTTAGAAAAGGCTTTGCAAAAACTCCAAATAGAAGTTAGTGCGCGTCAAAAGTTACAAGGCAAATTGCTTGATATGGCGCTGCATGATGCTCTGACTGGTTTACCAAACAGAATTTTGTTTATCAGGAGATTAGGAAAAGCTTTAAATCGCGCTAAAGAAGAATCTAATTATCAATTTGCAGTACTATTTTTAGACTGCGATCGCTTCAAGGTTGTCAATGATTCTTTAGGGCATTTAGTAGGAGATGAATTACTTATTTCTATCGCTCATCGTCTCCAATCTTGTCTCACACCAGACGCTACTCTAGCAAGACTAGGCGGTGATGAATTTGGCATTTTGTTAGAGGATATAAAAGATATCCGCATGGCAATTCAAATAGCCGATTACATTCTTCAACAACTATCAATGTCTTTTAAACTGTCTAGATACGAAGTTTTTATGAATGTCAGCATTGGCATTAATTGGGGTCATAAAGGATATGATCAACCAGAGTATCTGCTGCGAGATGCTGATACAGCGATGTATCGTGCTAAAGATTCAGGAAGGTCTAGATATCATGTTTTTGACCCAGCAATGCACGAGGAAGTGATCAAAGCCTTAGAAAAGGAAAATGACTTACGTAGGTCAGTGGAAAAACAGGAATTTGTTATTTATTACCAGCCAATTATTTCTTTGTCTACAGGTAAAATCTCCGGATTTGAAGCACTTGTTCGTTGGCAGCATCCAACTCACGGTTTGATTGCTCCGACAGAATTTATCCCTGTAGCGGAAGAAACTGGTCTAATTAATACTATCAATATATGGGTATTACAGTCAGCTTGTCAGCAACTACGCATCTGGCAATCTCATCCAGGAACTCCTAATAATCTAACCATTAGTGTAAATTTAAGTGCTAAATTATTTTTGCAGACTAATTTCCTAACACAAGTCGATCAAATTATCAAAGAGACTCAAATAGATCCATCTAGTTTAGAGCTAGAAATCACAGAAACTGTCATTATGGAAAATAATAATGAAATTAAAGTAATTCTCCAACAATTAAAGGAGCGTAAAATTAAACTAATAATGGATGACTTTGGTACAGGTTATTCGTCCCTGAGCTATTTACATATATTTCCTTTTAATGCACTAAAAATTGATAAATCATTTGTTAATCGGATGTTGGATAATCAGGAAAATATGGGATTAGTACCTGCGATGATTAGCATTGCTGCATCTATGGGTATGTCGGCGATCGCAGAAGGAGTTGAAACCCAAGAACAATTGGAACAACTGAAAAGTTTAAAATGTGATTTTGCACAAGGATATCTATTTTCTCAACCTATAGAGCAGAACTTGGTAATAGATTTTATCGCCTCAGCTACCCAATGGTAG
- a CDS encoding RNA recognition motif domain-containing protein: MSIYVGNLSYEVTQEDISNVFAEYGSVKRVVLPTDRETGRLRGFAFVEMGSDAEETAAIEGLDGAEWMGRDLKVNKAKPKEDRGSFGGGNRGGYGGGGGGGRSRY; the protein is encoded by the coding sequence ATGTCAATTTATGTAGGGAACCTCTCTTACGAAGTTACGCAAGAGGATATCAGCAACGTTTTTGCAGAATATGGTTCTGTAAAACGGGTTGTGCTACCTACTGACCGTGAAACAGGTCGCCTGCGCGGTTTTGCTTTTGTGGAAATGGGTTCAGATGCAGAAGAAACAGCTGCCATCGAGGGTCTTGATGGTGCTGAGTGGATGGGTCGTGACCTGAAAGTCAATAAAGCCAAGCCCAAAGAAGACAGAGGCTCCTTTGGTGGCGGAAACCGGGGAGGATACGGCGGTGGCGGTGGCGGTGGTCGTTCCCGTTATTAA
- a CDS encoding sensor histidine kinase translates to MNLNNNNKYKSNILVVDDTPDNLRLLSAMLTARGFEVRKALNGKMALTACQMLLPDVILLDVSMPDMDGYQVCQQLKADEHTSDIPVIFISALDDVLDKVKAFDVGGVDYITKPFHGAEVILRIENQINLRLLQLQLKERNFLLQDALNNLKASQVQQIQNEKMVALGQLVAGIAHEVNNPISFIYGNLQYANEYIQDLVKIIEVYQQEYPNPTSKIQQLIQKTDLSFVMQDLQNLMGAMYRGSDRIREIVLALQNFSRHDEAQMKLVNIHQGIDSALVMLQHRLNATSNRPAIDVVKDYSNLPLITCYPSELNQVFMHILNNAIDALAVREETDSGVIPMTPRLRVQNSQVNPLWVSVRQGTAHLQSLGITKIKGEPPNPNPQIRIRTELLNSHTVRIAIADNGVGIDQSWQSHLFDPFFTTKTVGKGSGLGLSISYQIIVQKHQGQITCASALGEGAEFVITIPITPV, encoded by the coding sequence ATGAATTTAAATAATAACAATAAATATAAAAGCAATATTTTGGTAGTAGATGATACACCAGATAATCTGCGGCTGTTATCAGCGATGTTAACTGCACGAGGTTTTGAAGTTCGCAAAGCCTTGAACGGTAAAATGGCACTAACTGCGTGTCAGATGCTTTTACCTGATGTCATTTTGCTAGATGTTAGTATGCCGGATATGGATGGTTATCAAGTTTGTCAGCAACTGAAAGCTGATGAACACACCTCCGATATACCAGTGATATTTATTAGCGCGCTAGATGATGTCCTAGATAAAGTTAAAGCTTTCGATGTTGGTGGTGTGGATTACATTACTAAGCCCTTTCATGGTGCGGAAGTAATCTTACGAATTGAAAATCAAATAAATTTACGTTTGTTGCAACTTCAATTAAAAGAAAGAAATTTTTTATTGCAAGATGCCCTTAATAATTTAAAAGCCTCACAGGTTCAACAAATTCAAAACGAGAAAATGGTGGCACTTGGACAATTAGTAGCAGGTATTGCCCATGAAGTTAATAACCCTATTAGTTTTATCTATGGCAACCTGCAATATGCTAATGAGTATATCCAAGATTTAGTGAAAATCATCGAAGTTTATCAACAGGAGTATCCCAATCCAACATCCAAAATTCAACAACTAATTCAAAAGACAGACTTGAGTTTTGTGATGCAAGACCTGCAAAACTTAATGGGTGCTATGTACAGAGGATCTGATCGGATTCGGGAAATTGTACTGGCGCTGCAAAACTTTTCCCGCCATGACGAGGCGCAAATGAAATTGGTAAACATTCATCAGGGAATAGACAGCGCCTTGGTGATGTTACAGCATCGACTCAATGCCACATCAAATCGTCCAGCAATTGATGTGGTGAAAGATTACAGTAACTTACCTTTGATTACTTGCTATCCGAGCGAATTAAATCAAGTATTTATGCACATCTTAAATAATGCCATAGATGCTTTGGCGGTGAGAGAAGAAACTGATTCTGGCGTAATACCAATGACTCCCAGACTACGTGTACAAAATAGCCAAGTCAATCCTCTGTGGGTAAGTGTTCGTCAAGGAACAGCTCATCTACAGTCATTGGGAATAACCAAAATCAAGGGAGAACCCCCAAACCCAAATCCTCAAATTCGGATTCGCACAGAATTACTCAACTCGCACACCGTGAGGATTGCGATCGCCGATAATGGTGTAGGTATAGATCAATCTTGGCAATCCCATCTGTTTGACCCATTTTTCACCACAAAAACCGTAGGCAAAGGTAGTGGATTGGGATTATCTATCAGCTATCAGATTATAGTGCAGAAACACCAAGGGCAAATCACCTGTGCTTCTGCATTAGGCGAAGGAGCAGAGTTTGTTATTACAATTCCGATTACACCAGTCTGA
- the speB gene encoding agmatinase SpeB, with translation MINQLQDYNPSGVGEINGNLLGLPCDYDSANLIVFAVPWEVTVSYGAGTANGPQRILDASVQLDLFDFDHPDGWKQGIFLVEIPQEMIEKNNYYRDLAAQIIERLAQGKLLTDTPDLTPVLTEINQASQQVNQWLFTQCQAAMSQGKQVAVIGGDHSSPLGYFQALAAKYSNFGILHIDAHADLRDAYEGFEFSHASIMFNGLKLPQISKLVQVGLRDISHDEVRMIEESHGRIVAYYDPMIKQKLYGETNWIELSREIVNHLPEYVHISFDVDGLDPKLCPNTGTPVPGGLELEQVFCLFRELVNSGRKIIGFDVCEVGDAEWDGNVGARVVYKLANLMDLSHKQ, from the coding sequence ATGATTAATCAACTCCAAGACTATAACCCTAGCGGCGTAGGTGAAATCAATGGCAATCTCTTAGGTTTGCCGTGCGACTACGATTCTGCAAATTTAATTGTTTTTGCAGTTCCTTGGGAAGTTACTGTTTCCTATGGTGCAGGTACAGCCAACGGCCCACAAAGAATTCTGGATGCTTCAGTACAACTAGATTTATTTGACTTTGATCATCCTGATGGTTGGAAACAAGGGATTTTCTTAGTGGAAATTCCCCAAGAAATGATCGAGAAAAATAATTATTATCGGGATTTAGCAGCACAAATTATTGAACGGCTAGCCCAAGGTAAATTACTGACAGATACACCAGATTTAACCCCTGTACTGACAGAAATTAATCAAGCTTCCCAACAGGTAAATCAATGGCTGTTTACACAATGTCAAGCAGCTATGAGTCAAGGTAAGCAAGTTGCAGTCATTGGCGGTGACCACAGTTCACCTTTAGGTTACTTTCAAGCATTAGCAGCGAAATACTCCAATTTTGGCATTCTCCACATCGATGCACACGCAGATTTACGTGATGCTTATGAAGGGTTTGAATTTTCCCATGCGTCGATTATGTTTAATGGGTTGAAATTACCGCAAATTTCTAAACTAGTGCAGGTAGGTTTACGCGATATCAGTCATGATGAAGTGCGAATGATTGAGGAATCCCATGGACGCATCGTGGCATACTACGACCCCATGATTAAACAAAAGCTCTATGGTGAGACAAATTGGATCGAACTAAGCCGCGAAATTGTGAATCATTTACCGGAATACGTCCACATTAGTTTTGATGTGGATGGTTTAGATCCAAAACTTTGTCCAAATACCGGTACACCCGTTCCTGGTGGTTTGGAATTGGAGCAAGTTTTTTGTCTATTTCGGGAATTAGTGAATAGCGGGAGAAAAATTATCGGCTTCGATGTCTGCGAAGTTGGTGATGCTGAATGGGATGGTAATGTAGGGGCGAGAGTGGTTTATAAATTAGCAAATTTAATGGATTTATCTCACAAACAATAA
- a CDS encoding R3H domain-containing nucleic acid-binding protein, whose product MTTTDDLQKLLDILPQDLRQILENHPKRDSLVEVVLDLGRRPEARFPNQAEYLSETPVTQAQIDDCVQRVGNFGGDNRAGIEQTLHRISGIRNRSGKIIGLTCRVGRAVFGTIGMIRDLVETGKSILMLGRPGVGKTTALREIARVLADELHKRVVIIDTSNEIAGDGDVAHPAIGRARRMQVAHPELQHQVMIEAVENHMPEVIVIDEIGTELEALAARTIAERGVQLVGTAHGNQIENLIKNPTLSDLVGGIQAVTLGDDEARRRGSQKTVLERKAPPTFEIAVEMLERQRWVVHESVADTVDTLLRGRQPSPQTRTVDEQGKVAITRQLSVVNGRGGQLATPEESFAPARPSNGWRASGQMLAIPSLPLERERISGQSEFDRLLDESFNYPEAIDFGSSARQPGPNGEDLPLHVYPYGVSRHQLEQVISVLTLPVVLTKDIDNADAILALRSHVKNHAKLRQMAKARHVPIHVIKSSTIPQITRGLRRLLNMEDPEVADDRELQLFLHNGSDDEMDALEEARLAVEQIVIPKGQPVELLPRSPQVRKMQHELVEHYRLKSHSFGEEPNRRLRIYPA is encoded by the coding sequence ATGACGACTACAGACGATCTCCAAAAGTTGTTAGACATTTTGCCCCAAGACCTGCGACAAATACTAGAGAACCATCCCAAACGAGATAGTTTAGTAGAAGTGGTCTTGGATTTGGGTCGTCGCCCAGAGGCTAGATTTCCCAATCAAGCCGAGTACCTGAGCGAAACACCCGTTACTCAAGCACAGATAGACGATTGCGTTCAGCGAGTAGGAAACTTTGGTGGAGATAATCGGGCAGGAATTGAGCAAACTTTGCATCGGATCAGTGGTATCCGCAACCGCAGTGGTAAGATAATTGGTCTCACTTGTCGTGTTGGTCGAGCGGTATTCGGTACCATAGGCATGATCCGCGATTTGGTGGAAACTGGTAAATCGATTCTCATGCTAGGACGGCCTGGTGTAGGTAAAACTACAGCCTTAAGAGAAATTGCCCGTGTTTTAGCAGATGAATTGCATAAGCGTGTGGTTATCATTGACACCTCCAACGAAATTGCTGGGGATGGCGATGTTGCTCACCCAGCCATTGGTCGTGCTAGGCGGATGCAAGTAGCTCATCCAGAACTGCAACATCAGGTGATGATTGAGGCAGTGGAAAATCATATGCCAGAAGTCATTGTCATCGATGAAATTGGTACAGAACTGGAAGCTTTAGCAGCCCGTACCATTGCCGAACGAGGTGTGCAGTTGGTAGGTACTGCCCACGGAAACCAGATAGAAAACCTGATCAAAAACCCCACACTGTCTGACTTGGTTGGGGGTATTCAAGCTGTGACACTGGGAGACGATGAAGCGAGACGCAGGGGTAGTCAAAAAACCGTTTTGGAACGGAAAGCCCCGCCTACCTTTGAGATTGCCGTGGAAATGTTAGAACGGCAACGTTGGGTAGTACACGAAAGTGTTGCGGATACGGTGGATACTCTTCTGCGAGGCCGTCAGCCTAGTCCACAAACGAGAACGGTGGATGAGCAAGGTAAAGTCGCCATCACACGACAATTATCTGTTGTTAATGGTCGTGGCGGACAGTTGGCAACTCCTGAGGAATCTTTTGCACCAGCTAGACCATCTAATGGTTGGCGTGCATCAGGACAAATGCTAGCCATCCCATCATTGCCTCTAGAGCGAGAACGAATCTCTGGACAAAGCGAATTTGACCGCTTGTTAGATGAATCGTTTAACTACCCAGAGGCTATTGATTTCGGCAGTAGTGCTAGACAACCAGGCCCCAACGGTGAAGATTTGCCACTGCACGTTTACCCTTATGGTGTGAGTAGGCATCAACTGGAACAGGTGATCAGTGTTTTAACTTTGCCTGTGGTATTGACAAAAGATATAGATAATGCTGATGCAATTTTAGCATTGCGATCGCACGTCAAAAACCACGCTAAATTAAGGCAGATGGCTAAAGCCCGTCATGTACCCATCCATGTGATTAAGTCTAGTACCATTCCTCAGATTACCCGTGGATTGCGGCGCTTGCTGAACATGGAAGATCCCGAAGTAGCGGATGATCGAGAACTACAATTGTTTCTCCACAACGGTAGCGACGACGAAATGGACGCTTTAGAAGAAGCAAGACTAGCCGTCGAGCAAATCGTCATTCCCAAAGGACAACCAGTGGAGTTATTACCCCGTTCTCCGCAAGTCCGCAAAATGCAGCATGAGCTAGTAGAACACTATCGGCTCAAGTCCCATAGTTTTGGGGAAGAACCAAACCGTCGTTTACGGATTTATCCAGCGTAA
- the ldpA gene encoding circadian clock protein LdpA, with protein MTDLLAPLQSLNQGHWFKLICGASFQHLPAVRSLTLAYTLAGADCIDVAADPAVIRDAKEAIQVARNLVQAAQARGLDYKGHAPLLMVSLNDGEDPHFRKAEFNPHHCPSDCPRPCEKICPAQAIVFNHQKDNFSGVESQKCYGCGRCLPVCPYDIIYTNSYMSPPEAIAPMVLSAGIDAVEIHTKVGRLAEFKQLWQVISPWADQLKVLAISCPDGKHLVEYLQSIYELISPLPTTLIWQTDGRPMSGDIGDGTTLAAVKLGQKVLAAKLPGYIQLAGGTNSYTVAKLKAMGLLKKAREQGAGREVARRETLRANFPTGRYANGSMGEISSPLPPALRVRSRLWGKPPRPRCLTSRPSASIAGVAYGSYARVMLSPIIEQLENKEVSNSSVKATVRLEEEPELLWQAVELARSLVSQLKSQQES; from the coding sequence GTGACTGATCTGTTAGCCCCTTTACAATCATTAAACCAAGGTCACTGGTTCAAGCTCATCTGCGGAGCTAGTTTCCAGCACCTACCTGCTGTGAGAAGTTTAACATTAGCCTACACCTTAGCTGGTGCTGACTGCATAGATGTGGCTGCTGACCCAGCCGTGATTAGAGATGCCAAAGAAGCAATACAAGTAGCTAGAAATTTGGTGCAGGCAGCTCAAGCAAGAGGACTGGACTACAAAGGTCATGCACCCTTGTTGATGGTCAGCTTAAATGACGGAGAAGACCCCCATTTCCGCAAAGCCGAATTCAATCCCCACCATTGTCCCTCTGATTGTCCCAGACCTTGCGAGAAAATCTGCCCCGCTCAGGCAATTGTATTTAATCATCAAAAAGATAATTTTTCTGGAGTTGAATCTCAGAAATGCTACGGTTGTGGGCGTTGTCTGCCAGTTTGTCCTTATGATATAATTTATACAAATTCCTATATGTCACCGCCAGAAGCGATCGCGCCAATGGTTTTGTCAGCAGGAATAGATGCCGTAGAAATCCATACAAAAGTGGGACGTTTGGCAGAGTTTAAGCAATTATGGCAAGTAATTTCACCTTGGGCAGACCAACTGAAGGTATTGGCTATCAGCTGTCCCGATGGCAAACATCTAGTTGAATATCTCCAATCAATCTATGAACTAATTTCTCCACTTCCTACCACCTTAATTTGGCAAACCGACGGTCGCCCCATGAGTGGTGATATTGGAGATGGTACCACTTTAGCAGCAGTGAAACTAGGGCAAAAAGTTCTAGCAGCTAAGTTACCAGGATATATACAACTAGCAGGTGGCACTAACAGCTACACAGTTGCTAAGTTAAAGGCAATGGGACTACTGAAAAAAGCAAGGGAGCAGGGAGCAGGAAGAGAAGTCGCAAGGAGGGAAACCCTCCGGGCGAACTTCCCTACGGGACGCTACGCGAACGGGAGCATGGGGGAAATTTCTTCTCCTCTGCCCCCTGCCCTTCGGGTTCGCAGTCGCTTATGGGGGAAACCCCCAAGACCGCGCTGTCTCACCTCCCGCCCCTCCGCCTCCATTGCCGGAGTTGCTTACGGTAGCTACGCCCGTGTAATGCTGTCACCGATTATTGAGCAGTTAGAAAATAAGGAGGTGAGTAATAGCAGTGTTAAGGCCACAGTACGCCTTGAAGAAGAACCAGAATTGCTTTGGCAAGCCGTAGAGCTTGCCCGTTCCCTCGTCTCCCAGCTCAAGTCACAGCAGGAGAGCTAA